GAGCCTTTAATTAAACTGGTTGTAGCGATCGCCCCCGCATTAACCATTGGGTTGTAGGGTCGCTTTGAGTGTTCATCCAGGATAATGGCGTTGAATGCATCTCCTGTCGGCTCAACACCAACCTTTGTTAAGAGATAATCACCATAACCTCACGGAAGTCGGGAAGCTCCGTGTCTTCAGACCGGAGAGGAACGACGACGCGGCGATTTTAATCGTCGTCACTTAGGTGATATAATTACTTTATGAAACAAACTCTGACACTGGTTTGCAAACTTCAACCGTCTGAAAAACAGGTCGCTAAAATCGAAGCAACCTTGAAGGCGTTTGCGGATGCTTGCAACTATGCCAATCAGGTTGTCAAACCTGCTATTACCAGCAAGAGAACAATTCAATCTTTGGTTTACGACTCTATTAGAGAGCAGTTCGGACTGAGTGCAAACTTGGCTGTCAGGGTTTGTGCCAGAGTTGGGGCTAACCGCAAGACTGCCAAAGTTAAAGGCAAGCCTGTTAAGGCATTTAAACCAACCAGTGCTGACTATGATGCTCGCATCTTCGCTTTTAGGGAGAAAGATTGGAGCGCTAGTTTGACCCTGAATGGCGGACGAGAGCATATCAAGCTCCAAGTCGCCAACTACCAGATGGGCAAGCTTAAAGGCAGGACACCGACTAGCGCCCAACTGTGCAAGCACACAGACGGGTTGTACTACCTGCACATACAGTTGACAGATGTTGCTCCAGAGCCGATCAGATCTAATAAAGTAATCGGGGTTGACTTTGGGCGGCGGGATATAGCAGTAACCAATCATGGGGATAGGTGGGACGGAAAACAGATAAAAGATACTAGAGACAAGTTTGCCAGGGTTCGAGCTTCGCTCCAGCAAAAAGCTTCGCAAGGCACAAAATCGACTCGCAAAGGATGTAGGCGAGCGTTGAAACGGCTGTCGGGGAGAGAGCGCAAGTATCAAACCTGGCTGAACCATACAATCAGCAAAGCTATCATTGCTGATGCCAAAGCCAAAAACGCGATTGTCGCTATTGAGGACTTGACGGGCATCCGTGAACGAACCAATCAAAAGCCTAGAAACAAGACTGAACGTAGACGCTCTAACTCTTGGGCGTTCTACCAGTTGCGGCAATTCCTTGAGTACAAAGGAGTTGCCGTAGGCGTTGAGGTGATAGCTGTGCCACCCGCGTATACAAGTCAGACCTGCCATCAATGCCTGCACATTGGCTTGAGGTTGGACAAGATTTTTAAGTGTGGCAACTGCTCTTGGCATGGGGATGCTGATTTCAACGCGGCAAACGTAATTTCTCTTCTTGGGGGAGCCTTTGTAAGCCTTCCCGAACGCTCGGTACTGGCTTGTTCTTTGAATGAGCTACAGGCTAGGGCGAAAGCCCCGCGACTTTAGTCCGGGGTAAGCTTACGCCCATGCTCCTCAAGCGCCATACCGTACACAAACACCTTTGAAATCGACTGAAGTGTAAATAGATGATTGTAGCCGCCGACCTCATAAACTTGACCATCCACCGTGATAATGCAGATACTGAACAAATCTGGATTCACCTTTGCCAATTCTGGAATGTAGTTCGCTAATGTGCCATCACGCACCGGCTTATACTTGAGATGCAAGTCGTTGAGAACAGATTGAAGTGCTGAGGTTACAGCCTCTGATTGGTGAATAACTAATGAGCGATCATCTTGGGTTTCCATACTTTGGAACTTGCTCTCAAGAATTCTCTCAAGATTCAGTAGTGCCTGTTTGCGACTAACTCCCCAGCGATAACCGCCTAAGCTGCCATCCTTCAGGACAACACGGTGGCATAGGATAACTAGTGCGACCGGGTTAAGCGGCGATGAGGTAGCAGACTTCAGCTAGTGTCGCAAAGAGCGTCACACCGTAATCTGTGATTCGGTGTTGATGCTAAATCCACTTTTATAGCCCCTTCTTAACCCTGGCGAATTCAAGTCGCGGCTACACGAACAAAGTTCGCTGCCGCGGACTACTGAAAAAAAGGGTGACTGAGCCGGATTTTGTATGAGAGGAATATGGTTGATCAGCGTATCCTGCTTTCAGCGATAGCCTAATTTTGTTCTATCCGTCGCAAAGTAGGCAAGAGAAATCCTCCCAGCCCAATTAGAATCAGACTGATCGAGGTCATGATGTATAGAAGTGCTGTACCGGTCCCTGTACCTGCTCCAATAGTAGAACTGAACAGCGGTGTAAGACTTCCACCTTTCTCAAGCGCAGGCTCAAATGCTTGATCGGCTAATAGTCCAGCGATAAGGAGGGCGCTCGCCGATACCGCTTGAATTACCAAAGAATTCGCGGCAAATACTCGTCCCTGCAAAGCGGGCGACACTTTCATCATCCAGATTGCGGTTTCGGAACTGCCTAAGAGCGGAAAATTAAGCGAAGAACAAAATTGAGCAGGGAGCCAAACAAGAGGCGATCGTCCCAAACCAAACACAGTTTTGCTGATTCCTGCTCCCATAAAGCCGAAAAGCATCCCATCAATTCGGTGTTTTGGACCACCCCATACGCTGATAATTAAAGCTCCGGTAACACCCCCAATACCTGCCGCCGATGCGGTACTTCCTAAAATAGTGGCGTTGCCTTCAGTACGAGCGAGGATCATCGGATCATAGACTGCGCCACCTAGATCATGGGCAAACCAGAACAGTGCAGTCGTAATGAGTAACGCTCGTAAGCCTGGATTGCTCCAGATGAAATGGAAGCCAAATCCAAGTTGTTTCCAGATTGAATCTGAGGGTTGCAAATCGTCATTGGTATGTATTCTAGGAATTTGAATAGAGAGTAGGGTGGCGATCGCCACTACAAAGGTAATGCCGTCAATTAGCAACAGTCCCAACAGTCCGATTTTAGGATAGAGAACACCCGCTAGGGCAGGAGCCACGATCGCAGAGCCATAATGCACCATCGAGCCTATACTGTTAGCGCGGGTGTAGTGCTGCTCAGGAACAATCAAAGTGATGGAAGTGGAATAGGCGAGTTGTTGGAGCTGCGAGAAACTACCCGTCACCGCACTTGTCACGTAGAGATGCCAGAGTTGCAAATGATCTGTGAGAAATAAGAGGGCGATCGCTCCCGTTGCCAGAACCGCAATGGTATCTCCCAATATCATTAAAAACTTGCGGTTGAAGCGATCAACAATGATTCCGGCAATGAAGGTAATGGAAATGCGCGGCAGTTGCGAAAAGAAGCCAACAAGTGCTAGAGGTGTTGCCGATCCGGTTAGGTGCCAAGCCCAGAGGATGAGGGCAAACTCGGTCATGTAGCTGCTAATGGTGGATACCAGTTGACCGAACCAGATAATTGTAAAAGTACGCACAGATAAGTGCTCTAGTCCTCATCTTCCATCACTTGACCTGCAAACGGAATTCGGGCGATCGTTTCAGTCTTCAGTACCTCAGGAATCTTTATCCAGGGAATATTTCCATAAGTACTGTCGAGATACAGTTCGCTAAACTGCATCAGAGCCTCGGCACTCTCTAAAGGCGGTAAATGGGTGAATAGATAGGTGCATTTATTCGCGCACTGGAGTGCAACAGCACAAGCCTGGCTACAGGTCAATAAACAGCCTACTGGTTGAATCTCTAGCTCAGCTTGCCGTGACCAATGTTGATGCAGGGTGAGTAATTGGTTGAGCAATAAAGTACCATCCGAAGGGTTCCCTTCTTCAGTATCTTGCTCAGTCAAACTACATGACTTACATACAAAAAGAATCGGATTGGACATGATTAAACCTCGTTTTTACTAAGCAACATCTCTCGAACTTGAGCAATTACTAGCTCAGCCGCGATCGCGCCCTGAATGCGGCTCCACAGTTGATAATCTACAAAATAAACTTGATTGTTTTGATAAGCCGGAAGCGATCGCAAAATTGAATTGCTTGCCCATACTTGTTTCACCTGATCGACCTGGCTATCTCCACTAGCCATTACAATAATCAGATCCGGCTTAAATTGGGGCAGCGTTTCCAGAGAAATAACAATTTCTCTATTCTTTGCAATCAATTGCTTCGGAACTACAAGTTCAAAGCCCAAATCTTCTAAAATTGCTCCTGCAAACGTTTCATTGTTAAAAATACCGATGTAGTCTAATCCGGTCATCGACAACAGCAAAACATTTCGACGATCAGTTTGTGTTAATTCAGTTCTCGTCGCATTTATGTTTTGCTCGTAGGCATCAATCATCTGTTGGGCTTTTCCCTCCTGACCCAGAATTTGCCCTAAAACCAGTAAGTTCTCCTGCCATTGTTTGGGAGAAATCCAGTCGTCAATTGGGATCAGGGTGGGTGCAATTTGGGAAAAATTTTTGTACTGAGATTGATCTAAATATCCGCTGAGAATGAGGTCGGGTTGCAACCGCAGCATGGTTTCCAGAGAAGGCGATTGCCAGGTGCCCACATGAATCGGTGGATGATGCAGGCGATCGCCCAAATACTTCACGCTATCCACCGTCTGTCCTAATGCTGGAGAACCTACAACAGCGCGGCTATCTTCGGCATAACCAATGGGTTGAATGTCTAAAGAGAGCAGTAAGTCCAAAGCATGAGGATCGAGAGCAATGATGCGTTGTGGTCGTCCACACAGTTCGGTTTCTCCCCAGGCATGGTTGATGATCTTACAAGCAGGATTTGTATCACTGGCTTGAACGGATAAAGATGATGCCGGTGAATTCGCCGCAGGTGGTTGGGAATGGCAGGCGGTGAGGGTAGAGAGCAGGAGTGTAAGAAAAAGCGATCGCCAATGGAGTAAAACAGGTCGTTTCATAAAACATCAGATTGGTTGAGCACCATTCACCAAATACTTGAATAAATCATCAATGACGGCATCCGCAGCTAGGGGATTTCCGCCTCTCCAGGTTGGGTAATTAACTGGATATACCCGATCGTGCTGAACGGCTCTCAGGTTCTTCCACAAGGGTTTTTGCTTCAGTGCTGCTAATTTTTGGGTGGATTCTTCACCAGCAGTTGCAACAAAGAGGATGTCACCATCAATATCCATCAGCCGTTCCTCTGAAAGCAATGTAATCCCTCCTGCAATGGACACGGCTTGAGCAGGAGGACGGCGTACCCCAACATCGGCAAGAATGCTGCCATTAAACGAATTCTTTAAGTCAATGTCGATCGTGCCGCAGCAGATATGCACGAAGGAGATTTCCAGATCTTGAAGGCGATTCCCTAGAGCTGTCTTTAAAGAGTCAATCCGTTGGTGATAATTTGCCCAAACCTGTTTTGCTTCCTCGGTTTTACCCAACACTTCAGCCACAAAGTTGAAATGGTCTTGCCAGGATGGATATCCCTCCCAATCGTCCACCACCGTCGGTGCAATTTGAGAAAGTTGATTGTAGATCGCTTCAGTTGAATGTTTGATGCCAATGATCAAATCGGGTTTCAACACCAATATTTTTTCAATGTTGGGCTGTTCTTCTTTGCCCAGGATCTCAATGGATTCTAGATGCCCTGCGAGATAAGGAGGCGGATTGTCAAAGTAAACAATAGATGCGCTCGGCTTAACGCCCAGTGCCAGCGCATCGCCCAGGGTGGGAACGCTCAATGCAATCACCCGCTGAGGCTGATTCGGAACACAGGTTTTTCCCAGAGCATGCTGAATCATGTGGCAATCGGCAGCCACAGGAGAGGGGGCAACTTGAACTGAATGACTCCTACAGGCTGACACTACGCTGAAGGTGAGGATGACCAGCAAAATCAACTTAAGCCAGCGGAAGATATTGACCATGATGTGTGGGGTGTTGCCAACCCGATCAGAACTCTACAGCAATATTTGCCAATACGGTAAACGGAGCTTGAGGGGTAATAAAAAATCCCTGCGTGTTGTAATACTCAACATCGAAAAGATTTTTGATGTTCACGGCAGCTCGCCAGTTGTCGCGTCGGTAAAAGAGGCGAGCATCAGTGCGGAAATAGGAGGGTAACGTGACTCCTGTGTTCGGGAGCTCTGCTTCGCGTTCATCGACGAAAACTAGACCGAGACCAAATCCCAACCCCTGTAAATCACCGCTCTGAATTTCGTAGGTTGTCCACAAACTAGCAGTATGTTCTGGAATTCCAGCTAACCGATCGCCCTCCGGAATATCGTTATCTTGGCTGACAAAGGCATCGGTGAGGGCATAGTTCGCAATTATATTCCAACCGGGCAAGATCTCACCCGTTACGTCTAATTCAATGCCGCGACTGGTTTGTTCACCTGTTTGAATGCTGAAATCGGGGTCTTCTGGGTCAGTCGTTGAAACGTTCTGTCGAGTGATATGGTAGAGCGCCAGGTTAGCAGAAAGGCGATCGC
This window of the Chroococcidiopsis sp. CCMEE 29 genome carries:
- a CDS encoding transposase codes for the protein MKQTLTLVCKLQPSEKQVAKIEATLKAFADACNYANQVVKPAITSKRTIQSLVYDSIREQFGLSANLAVRVCARVGANRKTAKVKGKPVKAFKPTSADYDARIFAFREKDWSASLTLNGGREHIKLQVANYQMGKLKGRTPTSAQLCKHTDGLYYLHIQLTDVAPEPIRSNKVIGVDFGRRDIAVTNHGDRWDGKQIKDTRDKFARVRASLQQKASQGTKSTRKGCRRALKRLSGRERKYQTWLNHTISKAIIADAKAKNAIVAIEDLTGIRERTNQKPRNKTERRRSNSWAFYQLRQFLEYKGVAVGVEVIAVPPAYTSQTCHQCLHIGLRLDKIFKCGNCSWHGDADFNAANVISLLGGAFVSLPERSVLACSLNELQARAKAPRL
- a CDS encoding MFS transporter, translated to MRTFTIIWFGQLVSTISSYMTEFALILWAWHLTGSATPLALVGFFSQLPRISITFIAGIIVDRFNRKFLMILGDTIAVLATGAIALLFLTDHLQLWHLYVTSAVTGSFSQLQQLAYSTSITLIVPEQHYTRANSIGSMVHYGSAIVAPALAGVLYPKIGLLGLLLIDGITFVVAIATLLSIQIPRIHTNDDLQPSDSIWKQLGFGFHFIWSNPGLRALLITTALFWFAHDLGGAVYDPMILARTEGNATILGSTASAAGIGGVTGALIISVWGGPKHRIDGMLFGFMGAGISKTVFGLGRSPLVWLPAQFCSSLNFPLLGSSETAIWMMKVSPALQGRVFAANSLVIQAVSASALLIAGLLADQAFEPALEKGGSLTPLFSSTIGAGTGTGTALLYIMTSISLILIGLGGFLLPTLRRIEQN
- a CDS encoding DUF1636 domain-containing protein: MSNPILFVCKSCSLTEQDTEEGNPSDGTLLLNQLLTLHQHWSRQAELEIQPVGCLLTCSQACAVALQCANKCTYLFTHLPPLESAEALMQFSELYLDSTYGNIPWIKIPEVLKTETIARIPFAGQVMEDED
- a CDS encoding iron-siderophore ABC transporter substrate-binding protein; amino-acid sequence: MKRPVLLHWRSLFLTLLLSTLTACHSQPPAANSPASSLSVQASDTNPACKIINHAWGETELCGRPQRIIALDPHALDLLLSLDIQPIGYAEDSRAVVGSPALGQTVDSVKYLGDRLHHPPIHVGTWQSPSLETMLRLQPDLILSGYLDQSQYKNFSQIAPTLIPIDDWISPKQWQENLLVLGQILGQEGKAQQMIDAYEQNINATRTELTQTDRRNVLLLSMTGLDYIGIFNNETFAGAILEDLGFELVVPKQLIAKNREIVISLETLPQFKPDLIIVMASGDSQVDQVKQVWASNSILRSLPAYQNNQVYFVDYQLWSRIQGAIAAELVIAQVREMLLSKNEV
- a CDS encoding iron-siderophore ABC transporter substrate-binding protein encodes the protein MVNIFRWLKLILLVILTFSVVSACRSHSVQVAPSPVAADCHMIQHALGKTCVPNQPQRVIALSVPTLGDALALGVKPSASIVYFDNPPPYLAGHLESIEILGKEEQPNIEKILVLKPDLIIGIKHSTEAIYNQLSQIAPTVVDDWEGYPSWQDHFNFVAEVLGKTEEAKQVWANYHQRIDSLKTALGNRLQDLEISFVHICCGTIDIDLKNSFNGSILADVGVRRPPAQAVSIAGGITLLSEERLMDIDGDILFVATAGEESTQKLAALKQKPLWKNLRAVQHDRVYPVNYPTWRGGNPLAADAVIDDLFKYLVNGAQPI